The genome window TATCGTTGTAGTGATGCAAAAAAGACAGTTTTGTGGTACAAAGAACATTTTAATATGGACTTCGTTTTAGCAATAGCTGAAAACGAAGTTCCATCTACGAAACAACCAGATCCTTATATGCATATCTTTTTAGATGC of Campylobacteraceae bacterium contains these proteins:
- a CDS encoding VOC family protein; translation: MKIKKIHHVAYRCSDAKKTVLWYKEHFNMDFVLAIAENEVPSTKQPDPYMHIFLDA